The sequence below is a genomic window from Paenibacillus silvisoli.
TTGCGAAATAACCGGCCGACGTAATCCGCTGACAATTTCATCATGCCGGCAATCGACTGGAGGCTTAGATTAACGTCGTTGTAGTTTTGTTTGACGATCTCTTTAATGGTCTCCACTAGGATGTCGTTGCGATCCACTAAGCCGCTTCGCTTCTGTTGAATGATTTCGTGAAGCGTCTGCCATAACTGCCTATGAATATCATCGAGCGAATCCATTTCCAGGATGCTTAAGCTTACCGCTTTGATGTCGATCTCGATAGGCTGTACGCGATTTTGATTGATCTCCTTCAGCGTTTGCCTAATGATCAACGGAATTTGCGTAATCGCCGTCATAATTTGATCATAGTTGCAGGAGGCAATATGGCGGATAAGCTTCTCCAGCGTATCTTCAAGGAGCGCCGCGTCATCCGAATTAATGCCTTCCACCAGTTTCTTCTCCAGCTCCGGAGGGATGGATTCATTCGTATTGCGCATGTTTTCCTCGACCGAATCCAGCGAGAGCAGCGCGTTTCGCCCGAAGACGGGTTTATACAGGATGATCTGCTGCGCTTGATGGGCCTGCTTCGAAATGTCGGTGAAATGAAAGGCGCTTTCGCTCAAGGCGGCGCTGATCGTGATTTTGTAATAGCGATGGACCGTTTCTTGAACCATGACCACCTTTTCCTTCAGCAGCCCGATCGTTTCTCCGAGATCGTGCTCGGCGCTGACAATAAGCGCCAGATGATCGGACCTCAGCTCGGCTCCCGCGCAGCGATAGCGGCTTCCGATAAGCTCCTCCGCAATGTTCATGATCGCGAAATGAAACAGCTTCATCTGGCTTGGCTGCAGCAAATGGCTGATTGTTCGATGGTTGTCTATGGCAAAGAAGACGACAACGTACGAACCGTTCTCCTGAATGTTCACCCGGTTTGACCGAATAATGCCGGCGAATTGCTCCTGACTGAGCGCCTTGCTGCTCGTAAGCAGCTGCCGAATATAATAAGAATCGATGATGTCCCGATTATCCTGCTGCAGCTTCCTCATGTCCTGCAAATTATCGACGACTTTGGAATAGACTTCGGACAAGTAGTCCAGCTCGTCTTTGGCCGACGGGGCTCCGAGGCCAAATTGGTTTTTTTGAATTTGGTTCATCAGTCTGTCAATCGGCTTGTAGAGCCTCCGAGAAACGAATATAGCCGCGATAATCGAAAGAAGCAGGAATACGACCGTCAAACCGATCGTTGTTTTTCGAATTTGTTCGATGTTATGAATAACGGCATCATAGGGCTGCACGCTTACGAGATACCAATTGGGAATAATCAGCTTGGAGTACGAAATGATTTGTTTCTGATCGTCTACCTGCTGGATCATGTACCCGTCTGTTTTGTTCTCCCGGAAGGAATCGGAGAAGAGATCTTGATATCCGTTCGAGGATGGATTGTATCCGTTATTCGCGTATAAAACTTGGCCTTCCTTGTTCATCAGCAGAAGGGAGCTTTCCTTCTCCACGCCCAGTCCATTGATCAGCTTGAGATTGTTGAACAGCCATTCAGGCTTAATATTCAAGACCAATGCGCCTTCGACCGGATTGTACTTCCCTAACGATTCGTACATAACGAAAGAGAATACATCGATGCCGGTGCTCTTCTCTTTCAGCTTCATGGGAATAAACTTCATTTTCTGCACGGCGTCGCTGTCTCGGAGAAATTCCAGCATATGCTGCGATTGCTCGCTGCTGGCCGTCTTCAATCCCGCGTTCCCGCCTGCGTAAATCTGGTCGGTGTAGCCGTTATAGACGATAATAGAGTCGAGAAAAGACGTGGTATTCACGACGGTATCCATTTTGTGGATTTTGTTGGTTAAGTCAAAGACGAACACTTCCTGGTTCGACATAAGGGGCCTGAGCTGAACGTCCCAAAATAACGCGGATACCATGTTTTTCGCGATTTCTTCCATTGCGTTAATGTTGAAGTTAATTTGGGCCAAAGTCGCTTCGTTGTATTGCTTTTGCATCTCGATGACGGAATTCTTGGAGGTGTAAAACAGCGTGGCGGAGGAACCGACAAGGAAGATCACGGTTAGCACCGTAATGGAAAGCAGAATCCGGAGCAAATATTTTTTCGATTGATAGATTTTAAAAAGCCGCATGATGGTCATACCTTTCCGTCGTATGGGTTCGAGTACGTCAGGAAACTATGGCTGGCAACGAGCTTTCAACAAATATAATTTACCATATATGTAGTAGATTATGATAGAAGAGGCTTGCAATATTCGTTTTGGCTCTATTATCGAATGATATACAGCTCTATTTTTACTATGGTAAAATATTACGCGACCGGGAAGGAGCTTCTGCTGATGAGAATGCCCATAGCTAACATTCTATCTCTTTATAATGAGTTAACGGACGAAGAAAGAGCTTCAATCGTTACAAGCCTATCGATTCATTTGGATAAGCCGCTGCAAATGACGGCATCGGAGCTGTCTGATTTGAGCCAGGATGAGTTGAACGTCGTTGATCAAGCGCTGCAAGCCTTCATCAATACGAAAGCGGAGTTTCCCGATATTCTGGACGTGTATGACCGCATAAATGTACCGATAGATGAGGAGGCCAAATCATGAAACTGATAGACCTAAGCGTACCGCTAAGCCCTCGAATCCGCGAGCCGCTGCCGGCAAAGATCGATTATGCGAGCCATGAAGATGGCGCCCGTCAAGCGGCGGCCGTGCTGGGGCTGAAGCCGGACGATTTTCCGGAAAGCAAGGCGTGGGCGACCGAGACCGTTACGCTGAATACGCATGCGGGCACGCATGTCGACGCGCCTTGGCACTACTGGCCGACTGCGGAGGGGAAGCAGGCGAGAACGATTGACGAGCTGCCGCTGGAGTGGTTTTATGCCGATGGGGTGCTGCTGGATTTCAGCATGAAGCCCCCGGGCTATGAAATAACTACTGCGGATTTGAAAGCCGAATTGGAGCGGATCGGCTACAAGCTGAAGCCGTTCGATATCGTGCTCATCCGCGGCGACGCCGACAAGCGTCTCTACCACGAGCATTATGCCTTCCTGCATGCCGGCGTATCGGCCGATGCGACGCTGTGGCTGCTTGACCAGGGCATTAAGGTCGTCGGCACGGACGGCTGGGGCTGGGATATTCCGCTTAATCTGCAAGCAGCGGAGTACAAGTCGAATCCGCGAGAAGGCGTGCTGTGGGCCGCTCATTACGTTGGCAAGGACCGGGAATATTGCCAGATCGAGAAGCTGGCCAACCTGGACCAAATTCCAAAGCCGTTCGGCTTCAAGGTATGCTGCTTCCCCGTCAAAGTCGAAAAGGGAAGCGCAGGCTGGGCGCGTCCCGTCGCGATCGTAGAGGAGCGGTAACCAAGTGAGGCAAGGTGAATCTATGTACCTGACGAACGCGTTTTGCAGCGAGGTCAAACATAAATATGGTGAAGCCGGCGAGGCATGGCTTGCCGCTTTGCCGGACACGATCGACAGCTGCAGCGAGCGATGGGCACTAAATAACCTGAAGCTGACGGACAATTATTCCAATGCGATCTTGTTTGGGACGAGCGATACGTATGGAGATGTCGTTCTGAAAATATGCATGAAATCAACCCCGGAAATCAAAGCCGTCCGTTTACTGAGCTCGTCGGCATTATGCAAATGCTGTGCTGCCGACGAAACGATGTGGGCTATGCTTCTGGAGCGCGTAAGGC
It includes:
- a CDS encoding helix-turn-helix domain-containing protein is translated as MRLFKIYQSKKYLLRILLSITVLTVIFLVGSSATLFYTSKNSVIEMQKQYNEATLAQINFNINAMEEIAKNMVSALFWDVQLRPLMSNQEVFVFDLTNKIHKMDTVVNTTSFLDSIIVYNGYTDQIYAGGNAGLKTASSEQSQHMLEFLRDSDAVQKMKFIPMKLKEKSTGIDVFSFVMYESLGKYNPVEGALVLNIKPEWLFNNLKLINGLGVEKESSLLLMNKEGQVLYANNGYNPSSNGYQDLFSDSFRENKTDGYMIQQVDDQKQIISYSKLIIPNWYLVSVQPYDAVIHNIEQIRKTTIGLTVVFLLLSIIAAIFVSRRLYKPIDRLMNQIQKNQFGLGAPSAKDELDYLSEVYSKVVDNLQDMRKLQQDNRDIIDSYYIRQLLTSSKALSQEQFAGIIRSNRVNIQENGSYVVVFFAIDNHRTISHLLQPSQMKLFHFAIMNIAEELIGSRYRCAGAELRSDHLALIVSAEHDLGETIGLLKEKVVMVQETVHRYYKITISAALSESAFHFTDISKQAHQAQQIILYKPVFGRNALLSLDSVEENMRNTNESIPPELEKKLVEGINSDDAALLEDTLEKLIRHIASCNYDQIMTAITQIPLIIRQTLKEINQNRVQPIEIDIKAVSLSILEMDSLDDIHRQLWQTLHEIIQQKRSGLVDRNDILVETIKEIVKQNYNDVNLSLQSIAGMMKLSADYVGRLFRKNELISVADYINEVRLGIARELLEHKNHSVYEIMVQTGFANQSYFFRLFKKKLGCTPGEYRLKKSLQG
- a CDS encoding cyclase family protein — encoded protein: MKLIDLSVPLSPRIREPLPAKIDYASHEDGARQAAAVLGLKPDDFPESKAWATETVTLNTHAGTHVDAPWHYWPTAEGKQARTIDELPLEWFYADGVLLDFSMKPPGYEITTADLKAELERIGYKLKPFDIVLIRGDADKRLYHEHYAFLHAGVSADATLWLLDQGIKVVGTDGWGWDIPLNLQAAEYKSNPREGVLWAAHYVGKDREYCQIEKLANLDQIPKPFGFKVCCFPVKVEKGSAGWARPVAIVEER